The following coding sequences are from one Dehalococcoidia bacterium window:
- a CDS encoding PIN domain-containing protein, with the protein MSAEHFLDSNILIYMFDETNPNKRHRAEILVRDSLANMTGCISYQVVQETLNILIRRLNVSTQSAMQLLDDILIPIWRINPTASFYRRGLEVQSRYGFSYYDSLIVAAALEAGCTRLYTEDLQHGQQIEQLTIVDPFRE; encoded by the coding sequence ATGAGCGCTGAGCATTTCCTGGACTCGAACATCCTAATCTATATGTTCGATGAGACAAATCCGAACAAACGTCATCGAGCGGAGATCCTAGTGAGAGACAGTCTGGCCAACATGACAGGCTGTATCAGCTATCAGGTAGTTCAAGAGACGCTGAACATACTCATAAGAAGGCTCAATGTAAGTACCCAGAGCGCGATGCAGCTGCTCGACGATATCCTGATTCCAATCTGGAGAATCAACCCTACCGCATCATTCTACAGAAGAGGCCTGGAAGTACAGAGTCGATATGGATTCAGCTATTACGACTCACTTATAGTAGCGGCCGCTCTGGAAGCTGGCTGCACGCGGCTGTACACGGAAGATCTCCAGCACGGTCAGCAAATTGAGCAGCTGACCATCGTAGACCCGTTTAGGGAGTGA
- a CDS encoding alpha/beta hydrolase produces MPRAPINGIELDYQDYGEGEAIVFCHGAGGNLLSWWQQIPYFSANYRCITFSHRGFGHSYDVPDGPGMKSFVDDLAALLDHLEIESTHLVAQSMGGRTALGFAVEHTTRTRSLVLADTTGGMGEPDVEQALNDWRESQASTREIGFRALAQSFGVREPALANLYLQVSRTNPPRPQIAGVLSGGPRGAELANMKVPTLFIVGEEDDLTPPHVLEAASRHIPGSELIRVPGCGHSVYFETPDVFNLEVGRFIAQASAPGA; encoded by the coding sequence ATGCCACGCGCACCCATCAACGGAATCGAACTCGACTACCAGGACTACGGAGAGGGCGAGGCCATCGTCTTCTGCCACGGAGCCGGCGGCAACCTGCTCTCCTGGTGGCAGCAGATCCCCTACTTCTCCGCAAACTACCGCTGCATCACCTTCTCCCACAGGGGATTCGGACACAGCTACGACGTTCCCGACGGCCCCGGCATGAAGTCCTTCGTTGACGACCTCGCCGCGCTTCTCGACCATCTGGAGATAGAGTCGACCCACCTCGTCGCTCAGTCTATGGGAGGCCGTACCGCGCTTGGATTCGCCGTCGAGCACACGACGAGGACGCGTAGCCTCGTACTCGCCGATACCACCGGCGGAATGGGTGAACCCGATGTCGAGCAGGCTCTGAACGATTGGCGCGAGAGCCAGGCGTCCACCCGTGAAATAGGCTTCCGGGCGCTCGCGCAGAGCTTTGGCGTCCGAGAGCCAGCTCTGGCCAACCTGTACCTGCAGGTCTCGCGCACCAACCCTCCCAGGCCGCAGATCGCAGGTGTTCTCAGCGGTGGGCCGAGAGGAGCTGAGCTTGCCAACATGAAGGTCCCAACACTGTTCATCGTGGGAGAAGAGGACGATCTCACGCCCCCGCACGTCCTCGAAGCAGCATCAAGGCACATACCCGGGTCGGAGCTCATTAGAGTGCCTGGCTGTGGACACTCCGTGTACTTCGAGACCCCCGACGTCTTCAACTTAGAGGTCGGCAGATTCATCGCCCAGGCCAGCGCCCCCGGCGCCTAA
- a CDS encoding dipeptidase — protein MSSDRETPDVYEQSVVFDGLNVSNWDSPEVFSSLDTGRVTGINATMAIWENFREAMDNMAGWVHRFETYQDTLIQARTANDILQAKEQGKVGVVLGWQNSSPIENDLNRLALFHELGVRIIQITYNERNLVGNGCYERTDEGLSRFGQDLVREMNRLGVLIDLSHVGDQTTLEAAELSEQPVACTHANARGYFEHPRNKTDDALRLIAERGGVIGANAFPPFLRNGFESTLNDYVDAIDDLVERVGIDHVGIGTDYTQNQPKAFFDWIFSQQGTKLMDVSDAYPENLLHPTGMETPDSLSNVASELQRRGYRTEDITKILGGNFLRLFSQVWGE, from the coding sequence ATGTCTTCAGATAGAGAGACACCAGATGTCTATGAGCAGTCTGTCGTATTCGATGGACTGAACGTTAGCAACTGGGATAGCCCGGAGGTGTTCAGTAGCCTGGACACGGGACGGGTGACGGGCATCAACGCGACAATGGCGATCTGGGAGAACTTCCGCGAGGCCATGGACAACATGGCCGGGTGGGTGCACAGGTTCGAGACCTACCAGGACACCCTGATACAGGCGCGCACTGCGAACGACATCCTGCAGGCGAAGGAGCAGGGCAAGGTTGGCGTGGTGCTCGGGTGGCAGAACTCGTCGCCAATAGAGAATGACCTTAACCGACTCGCGCTGTTCCATGAGCTGGGCGTGAGGATCATCCAGATCACGTACAACGAGCGCAACCTTGTCGGCAACGGCTGCTACGAGCGCACGGACGAGGGTCTGAGCAGGTTCGGCCAGGACCTCGTCAGAGAGATGAACCGGCTCGGCGTCCTGATCGACCTGTCACACGTGGGCGATCAGACGACACTCGAGGCGGCTGAGCTGTCGGAACAGCCCGTGGCGTGCACTCACGCGAACGCGCGGGGATACTTCGAACATCCCCGGAACAAGACGGATGACGCTCTCAGGCTAATCGCAGAGCGAGGTGGTGTTATCGGAGCCAACGCGTTCCCGCCGTTTCTGCGCAACGGGTTCGAGTCGACGCTGAATGACTATGTGGACGCCATAGATGATCTCGTCGAGCGGGTCGGGATCGACCACGTGGGCATCGGTACCGACTACACGCAGAACCAGCCCAAGGCGTTCTTCGACTGGATCTTCTCGCAGCAGGGCACGAAGCTGATGGACGTGTCGGACGCCTATCCTGAGAACCTGCTGCACCCGACCGGCATGGAGACGCCGGACAGTCTTTCCAACGTGGCGAGCGAGCTGCAGCGTCGTGGATACCGCACCGAGGACATCACCAAGATTCTTGGTGGGAATTTCCTGAGGCTGTTCTCGCAGGTGTGGGGGGAGTAG
- a CDS encoding MFS transporter, which yields MTSKVQAQSSSMALWTIRAVALVAFMDLFMQLPVVATYARSLGAAAAMIGVTVGMYSATNLLGNLGAGVMLDRMDRKRLVVIGMILTAASLYAYSFVDTPVQLLVLRAFHGLFAGVLAPGAFAMLGDRSRSQRVRSMGMSGSLIAVSAVIGPLLAGWISVELGYEAVFVTSATLMLVAALAFLVLVPGTDHSSSEPSHDRQQVSSLARNGVLLRVFWAVLVMTFGIGVLINYLPIVVEEMGGSARTSGIAFATFSLVATALMASPLHRVMDARSRAITIVCGLGFLGVSSLMLAALGAAAAALFPAMVIFGLGFGMLFPSLSASVADQAGSSQRGTAFGIFYAIYSLGVFVGAVVSGGVSGAFADLGAPFYLAAAVPLIAIPVAFGIRARQ from the coding sequence TTGACCTCTAAAGTCCAGGCACAGTCCAGCTCCATGGCATTGTGGACCATCCGTGCCGTGGCTCTTGTCGCATTCATGGACCTCTTCATGCAGCTTCCCGTGGTCGCCACCTACGCGCGGTCGCTCGGAGCAGCCGCGGCGATGATCGGCGTGACTGTAGGCATGTACTCCGCGACGAACCTCCTGGGCAACCTGGGAGCCGGCGTGATGCTGGACAGGATGGACCGCAAGCGGCTCGTCGTCATCGGAATGATTTTGACCGCCGCCTCGCTCTACGCCTACTCCTTCGTGGACACCCCGGTACAGCTTCTCGTGCTTAGAGCGTTCCACGGCCTGTTCGCCGGCGTCCTCGCCCCCGGAGCCTTCGCCATGCTCGGAGATCGCTCCAGGAGCCAGCGGGTCCGCTCGATGGGCATGAGCGGGTCGCTGATTGCAGTCTCGGCTGTCATAGGCCCTCTGCTTGCTGGATGGATCAGTGTGGAATTGGGTTACGAAGCCGTTTTCGTGACCAGCGCGACGCTCATGCTGGTTGCAGCCCTGGCATTCCTGGTTCTGGTTCCGGGCACGGACCACTCTTCAAGTGAGCCGTCACACGACCGGCAGCAGGTGTCGTCACTTGCCCGCAACGGTGTCCTTCTCAGGGTCTTCTGGGCAGTGCTGGTGATGACGTTCGGGATCGGAGTTCTCATCAACTACCTGCCAATCGTCGTCGAGGAGATGGGTGGGTCGGCAAGGACCTCCGGTATCGCGTTTGCGACCTTCTCCCTCGTGGCGACAGCCCTGATGGCAAGCCCTCTCCACCGGGTCATGGACGCCAGGTCTCGCGCAATCACGATAGTCTGCGGTCTCGGTTTCCTCGGTGTGAGCAGCCTGATGCTGGCTGCGCTGGGCGCGGCTGCCGCAGCGTTGTTCCCGGCCATGGTCATCTTCGGACTGGGATTCGGAATGCTGTTCCCGTCCCTCAGTGCCTCGGTCGCCGATCAGGCTGGCAGTTCCCAGCGAGGCACCGCGTTCGGCATCTTCTACGCCATCTACTCGCTCGGGGTGTTCGTCGGCGCCGTCGTGTCCGGCGGCGTGTCCGGAGCTTTCGCCGACCTCGGAGCCCCATTCTACCTCGCCGCAGCCGTCCCCCTCATTGCCATACCAGTCGCCTTCGGCATCCGTGCCCGACAGTAA
- a CDS encoding FAD-binding oxidoreductase, with protein sequence MTTTHRPRRSFWTWGLQSEEPTDAERAQHAAQLSERFGTEIVAPPIPGADDLDLRPPCISIPDAVADFCRTDNYERALHSYSADDKEPAAILGRFPNPTDVVAHPRNETELERVLEWCDSEGHIVVPFGGGSSVVGGVTPPEADGVVTIDMDEFDRVLEIDESSRAARIQAGVFGPHLEDQLRPHGYTLRHYPQSFTGSTLGGWIATRSGGHYATNHTHIDEFVESVRMLTPAGWWESRRLPGGGAGPDPNRLAIGSEGILGIITEAWMRIQVRPRYRATAGVVFDTWEQTYDAARQIVQTKLWPANLRVLDPELAKDAAGMDGVRALLIVGFESAELPQDWNIRTAVEIARAAGGTISDDEILIDDGSGRPTGRSGAVGAWRNAFINVGGGLTSGLGLVTGTVETAVTWDNWPKLDSHIRDMMGRALNEACGGGTLNCRFTHVYPDGSAPYYTYAGAYRSGDYEGQQAAIKKAASDAIIEAGGTITHHHAVGRVHRPWYDQERPDVFATALRAAKKSLDPKGILNPGVLIDA encoded by the coding sequence ATGACCACCACACACAGACCACGCCGCAGCTTCTGGACCTGGGGTCTCCAGTCCGAGGAGCCAACAGACGCCGAGCGCGCCCAGCACGCCGCCCAGCTATCAGAGCGATTCGGCACCGAGATCGTCGCCCCACCCATACCTGGCGCCGACGATCTGGACCTCAGGCCTCCCTGCATCAGCATCCCCGACGCTGTCGCCGACTTCTGCCGCACCGACAACTACGAGCGCGCCCTCCACTCGTACAGCGCCGACGACAAAGAGCCGGCCGCGATCCTGGGCCGCTTCCCAAACCCAACTGACGTCGTCGCCCATCCGCGCAACGAGACCGAGCTGGAGCGCGTGCTGGAATGGTGCGACTCGGAGGGACACATCGTGGTCCCGTTCGGCGGCGGCTCATCGGTGGTCGGAGGCGTGACGCCCCCCGAGGCAGACGGTGTCGTTACGATAGACATGGACGAGTTCGACCGCGTCCTGGAGATCGACGAATCATCCCGTGCTGCCCGCATCCAGGCCGGCGTATTCGGCCCCCACCTCGAAGACCAGCTCAGGCCCCACGGCTACACCCTCCGACACTACCCGCAGAGCTTCACCGGCTCAACTCTCGGCGGCTGGATCGCCACACGCTCCGGCGGCCACTACGCGACCAACCACACCCACATCGACGAGTTCGTCGAGTCGGTGAGGATGCTGACCCCAGCGGGTTGGTGGGAGAGCAGGCGACTGCCCGGAGGAGGCGCAGGCCCTGACCCCAATCGTCTCGCTATCGGCAGCGAGGGCATCCTTGGAATAATCACCGAGGCGTGGATGCGCATCCAGGTTCGGCCCAGGTACAGGGCGACAGCCGGAGTCGTCTTCGACACTTGGGAGCAGACCTATGACGCCGCTCGTCAGATCGTCCAGACCAAGCTGTGGCCAGCAAATCTGCGTGTTCTCGATCCTGAGCTTGCGAAAGACGCCGCCGGTATGGACGGTGTCCGCGCGCTGCTGATCGTCGGCTTTGAGTCCGCGGAGCTCCCACAGGACTGGAACATTCGCACAGCCGTCGAGATTGCACGAGCAGCGGGCGGTACTATTTCAGACGACGAAATCCTGATCGACGACGGCTCAGGCAGGCCAACAGGCAGAAGCGGAGCGGTCGGAGCATGGCGCAACGCCTTCATCAACGTCGGAGGCGGTCTGACCTCCGGACTCGGACTCGTGACCGGCACCGTCGAGACCGCCGTGACTTGGGACAACTGGCCCAAGCTCGATTCCCACATACGCGACATGATGGGCAGGGCACTGAACGAAGCGTGCGGCGGCGGAACACTCAACTGCCGCTTCACCCACGTCTATCCCGACGGCTCCGCGCCCTACTATACCTACGCCGGCGCCTACAGGAGCGGCGACTACGAGGGTCAGCAGGCGGCAATCAAGAAGGCCGCCTCAGACGCCATCATCGAAGCCGGAGGCACCATCACCCATCACCACGCAGTCGGCAGGGTCCACCGTCCATGGTACGACCAGGAGCGACCAGACGTTTTCGCCACAGCCCTCAGAGCAGCCAAGAAGTCCCTCGACCCCAAAGGAATCCTAAACCCCGGCGTCCTCATAGACGCGTGA